The segment ACTACGCTATTATGATCCAAGGCGCTTTGGCGCTGTGTTGTGGCTTGGCCAACATCCATTTGAACATCCACTCCTAGCGCATTTAGGCTGTGAACCATTAAGCTCAGCTTTTAATGCTAAATATTTATTTGAAAAATGCAGAAAATCCAAACTTGCCATTAAAACTTTTTTAATGGATCAAAAAATAGTGGTTGGTATTGGGAATATCTATGCAAGTGAAAGTTTATTTTTAGCAGGCATCCATCCTTTAAAACCTGCGCATCAATTATCAGAACAAGAATGTAAGTTACTTGTACACGCCGCTAAAAAGATACTTAAGAAGGCAATTGCCCAAGGTGGCACCACCTTAAAAGATTTTGCGCATACCGATGGCAAACCTGGCTATTTCAGCCACTCATTACAAGTATATGGTAAAGCTGAAGTGCCTTGTGCAAAGTGTAACCAGCCCATCATACAACTGCGCATCAATCAGCGCAGCAGCTATTTTTGCGAATATTGCCAACAATAAACAAATCTTTGAAAAAAACGCTCTATTAACCTAATGTCAATCAGTTCAGGGCAAATAAGATTAAAAAAAATCCATCTGCTCACTTAAAGTGAGCGTCTTCCCTTGATTCCAAGGGAAGATAATCATTCACTTCGTTCATTTCTTAACTGATCTGCATTACTCTAGCCCCTATAGTCACAGCAGATGACTTTTCGAGTAGGCGTCAAGCCTCGAGCAACCTTCATTCCCATAAAAGTACATGAGGATTGCAAGATGGCGAAGACAACACCCTCGACATTGTGCCCCTTGTGGGTAAAACTCATGTGCGAAGACTATAATAATGCAGCTGCTTGACGCTGCGCCGCATGAATCGCATGTTTGATCTGATCATTTGATACACTTGTATCAATATTCTTTTCAATATACAGAGGCTCACCCAAGTAAATGCCCACTGTGGAGAAGGGTAAGGGGATTTGAAATTTGTCCCAAGATTTATCAAATTGATATTTTCTTGAGTATGCTGCGCCTAAAGGAATAAGCGGTACGCCTGTTTTTGCACTGATAAAAGAAGCACCTGCTTTCGCTTCATAAATCGGTCCACGTGGCCCATCCAGCGCTATTCCCACAGAGTATCCATCTTTTACCGCTTGGATCAACTTAACAACACCTGTAATTGCTTTTTTACTGGAAGAACCTCTGATAACTTCATAACCCAAATGCTTGAGCCATGTAGCTAATATTTCTCCATCTTTAGAAGTACTTACCAAGCCAGCAGATTTGTTGATGATCTTTTTACCTACAAACATCACAGGCGCAAAGTGCGTACCATGCCAAAAACAATAGACAGCTGGCTTCTCTATGGCAACACTTGGGTGCATTTCAACCTGCATGCGCAATGTCTTTGATAAACACTGTGTAGCATAATGGGCAAGATGCCCTATAAAAGTGGGAGAAAGTCGCGGCATTTAAAAGACAGATAATTAACTAATGGGTGTTACAATTATACGGATTTCCACCTATTTTACAAGATAGCCAGACATAAATAAGCTTTTTTGAAACTTACTGAAACTTGCAAGATCGATGCTTAGAAACCACATTATCGGTTTTTCGATCTGCTTGCTCGACAAATTGTGTATGCAATGCCTGATAAGTCATAGGCAATCTATCTGAATTTTTCAGATAGCTCGCAAAATACCCCTTAGAGGTTGTCAAATAGGCTGAATCTGTGGCCGCTTTATCCACAAGCGTTAACGCTGTTTCCCAATAGGTATTTGGCACTTGAAACAAAGCAGGTAACTGTGCTTCTAATTTCGCCATTAAATCTAAAACACTGCGCCGCTTTGCCTCTGTTTTCTCTGGATCAAAGGTATATTGATCGGTATTGAGATAGGTGCCTCGTTGTTTATGTGCTAAAAACATCCCTTCTGTAAACCAATTTTGGGATAAATAATGTGTCAAAGACATAAAGCTCATGATAATCGCATCTGGAGCATGCAATTGGCTCGGAAATAAATCTTGTATCCGTACACTCTCTTTTCTTGCATCATGCGTTTTCATACAATGGAAAAACTGCATAATCGTATGATCACAAGCATTGACCATATCTTCAGAATCTCCTGCAGAATGAGAAAATTCAAACCCAAAACCAACCCGCACTTTGTGAGAAGTTAATGCATGCGAGAATAAGAGTATCGCTTCCTCTTTTGCAATGCTTGTTAATTGAATCAACCATTCATCCACGGATTGATCCAAAAATCTTTGCCTCTCTCTTTCTACAGATAAAATATTTTCTTTCTGATCTGTGCTATGACTGCCTAATGCAAGTACTTTCAAATATTGATCTCTTGCATCCAAGATCTTCGTGCCCCACGCCTTAATAATTTGTAATTGTCTTGCATAACGCGCCAACACAAGCATTTTCACATCGGTTAAGGATTCTTGCTTGAGGTTATTGTCTAAAATACTCATGCAATCATCATAAGTAGAATTAACAATTTGTCGCCAGGTTACACCAAATCGTAAAGGCATATCATCAACAGAAGCAAAGACCTGCAAGTTTTTTTGATAAAAGCCTCGTTCCTTAATAATGCCTACACCCGCCAATGGAATATTCGTCCAATCATACTCAAGCTCATTGCGTGCCTGATGAGAAGAAGCAACAAGTAATGGTTTAGACTGATGTTCCTGTCGCACATCCTCTCCTGCGAGCTCTCGCACATCTTGTGCTTTTTCTTCACTTCCTTGTTCTTCATTATTTCTGACTTGTAAGGATGCTACTCCCATCACAGGTGATGTGCTGGTATTTAAATGTATTGCGGCAAATTGAGTAGCAAGCGGATCAACAATTGTTTCTGGTTCGCTACTTCGTCTGTGCACAGGGGCTTCTTTTAGTAATTCACTTGGTAGTTTTGCGGTTATCTTTGTTTCTGATTTATAACTGAATTTTTGCGCTAAGTGTGTTTCATAATCAAAACATGATAGTTGAGAGTTAAAATAAGCTTGTATTTGTTCTAGACAGTAACTGATTGAACGAATAAATAACATAACACCATCCCTAATGAGTCTATGTTCTTCGCATTTGAATTTTAGATTTTAAGCTGAATTTTCAATACTTAGCCAGAATACATATTGTGGGTATATCGATAGCAAACTCTGAAATTCAAATACGCCGAATCAAAGTGACAAAACTATAATCGAACAAATGCTTTTCATCTTTTAATTTTTTCTCACGTGCGACCTCTTGCCATTCCTCTTCAACCAAGGCTGGAAAGAAGGCATCTCCTTGAATATGGGCATGCACAATAGTGACATGAAGCTTAGTTACTTCTGGCAAAAATAATTGATATATTTTGGCGCCCCCAACAATCATTACTTCATCTTCATGTTGGCAATAGTCAAACACCGCTTGTTTATTATGTAAAACTACACAACCAGGTGCATCATAGTCAATATTTTGCGTCAAAATGATATTCGTTCTACCAGGCAATGGCTTACCAATAGATTCAAAGGTTGTGCGCCCCATGACAATAGGCTTACCTAAAGTTGTTTGCTTAAAATGCTTTAAATCATCAGGTAAGTGCCATGGAAGCCCACCCGCTTGGCCGATGGCGTTATTCTCGGACAGAGCCACAACCAAACTAATATTCATAGCCACTCCTATACTGCAACTGGCGCTTTAATATGTGGATGTGATTGATAATCTTTTAACACAAAATCTTCAAATTTAAAATCATTAATATTGCTAATGTCAGGATTCAATACCATGTTAGGCAGCGGATAAGGTGTTCTAGAAAGCTGTAATTTTGCTTGTTCAAGGTGATTACTGTATAAGTGTGCATCACCTAAAGTATGAACAAAATCCCCCACTTGCAAGCCTGTTACCTGTGCAATCATATGCGTTAACAAGGCATAAGAAGCAATATTAAACGGGACACCTAAAAAGATATCTGCGCTTCTTTGATAGAGCTGACAAGATAATTTGTTATCTGCAACATAAAATTGAAACAATAAATGGCAAGGTGGAAGCGCCATTTCATGCAGCATTGCAACATTCCAAGCGCTGACTATCAAACGTCTTGAATCTGGATTGGTTTTAATTTGATCAATTACGGCCTGGATTTGATCAAGCTGTGCGCCATTTTGTGTTGGCCAAGAACGCCATTGTTTCCCATAGACTGGACCAAGATTACCTTGTTCATCGGCCCATTCATCCCAAATAGTAACCTGGTTATCTTTTAAATACCGAATATTGGTATCACCTTTTAGAAACCATAACAGCTCATGAATGATAGAGCGCAAATGACATTTTTTTGTCGTTACTAAGGGAAAGCCTTTTGCTAAATCAAAACGCATTTGATGCCCAAATACGCTTAAAGTGCCTGTATTGGTTCTATCTGTTTTAGGATGACCTTGTGTTAATACTCTTTGCATCAACTCTAAATATGCCTGCATAAAAAAATGCCTCTATACAATTTGTTCAATCAATTTTGCTTTTCTGGCTGTTATTAATAAGATGCACCCAATCACTATCATCGGTATGCATAAAATCTGCCCCATTGTTAACCATCCCCAAGCCAAGTAACCATATTGAGGATCGGGTTGCCTGAAAAGCTCTTCAAATATTCTAATCAGCCCATAAAGAATCAAAAATAATCCAGTGACAGAGCCAATTTTACGCGGCGTTCTTGTATACCACATCAAAATTAAAAACAATAAAACACCTTCTAACAACACCGCGTATAATTGTGAAGGATGTCTTGGCAAGGGTCCTGCATAAGGAAAGACCATTGCCCAAGGTACATCCGTTACTCTGCCCCATAATTCACCATTAATAAAATTACCCAGCCTTCCTAAGCCTAAAGCAAGGGGCACACAAGCGGCCATTAAATCTCCAAGCATGAGCAAGGGATAACCATATCTTCGTGCAAATAATGCTGTCGCAATCAAAACACCCAATAAACCGCCATGAAAAGACATACCGCCTTCCCAAATGCGAAAGACGATACTTGGATCTTTGATCCAGCCAGGTAAAGAATAAAAGAGGATATAGCCTAAGCGCCCACCCAAAATCACGCCTAAGGCGTTATAAAAAATTAAATCACTGACGCGATCGGGTGTTTCCCACCCTGGAAAGCGTTTTGTTTTTTGACGCAATAATAGCCAACACAACAGGAAGCCTATTAAATACATGACGCCATACCAACGGATCTGTAACTGATCTGTTATATGTAAGATGACTGGGTTTATTTCTGGATATTTTAGCATGCATGCATTTTAGCATGTCACACAGCAAGCATTAACCAAGCAATGCATAAAAGTAGTATCGCAAAGAGCTTTCTTAAGTAATAACGTGGCAAAGTATGGGTAATATGCACGCCTAGTTTGGCGGTTAACACACTAACTACGCCTTGAGTGAGTGCTATAGGCCAAATAACATAGCCTATGCTGGGCAAATCAATAGGTGGCGCATCCCAGCCAAAATAAATAGCGCTAACGGTACCTGCAATGACGGTAGGCAAGGTGCAACTTACCGATAAGGCGCTGGCTTGCGGCAAACTAAAATGTAGTGCTACTAACAAAGGTATTAATAGAACGCCCCCACCCACACCCAACATGCCCGCAATCGTGCCAATGAAAACACCTATTACCGTTAAAACACACTTTGGTATGCGTAGCGACTGTTTATCTTCGGGACTACGTTCAACACGCTCTTTCCTAAAAAATAATAAAGAAATGAAAGCACAAAAAGCAGCAAAACACACCTTTAAAAAGTGACTAGAAAAAGAATCTGCAATAAATCCACCGAGCAATCCACCCAACACCGTGCCTGGCGCGATATACCAGAATAAAGGCCATAATACCGCCCCCTTTTTATGCTGAAAAAAACTAGCAGATAAAGTACTAAAAACCATAGTTGCAAGCGAAGTGCCTACTGCATAATGCATCACCATATCAGCAGGGATTGAAACATGAGCAATCATGAAGGCATAACTTAATAGCGGTACAACAGCAACCCCTCCTCCAATACCTAATAATCCTGATAGCAACCCTGAAAATGCACCAATCACAACAGCAAAAATATAAATCACTTTACTTACCGGCTCTTATCAAGCCACCTAAGCCTGCGTCTTCCAGTGCTTTTTCTAAATGCTGTCTAATATCGCGGGCATGATCCAAATCTTTTACTTCTTCAAATAATTGCTTTGCGCGCGCAACGGTAAAATTCCGAATAATCCATTTCACTCTTGGCAAAGAATGTGCATTCATGCTCAGCATATCAATACCTAAGCCTAAAAGTATAATAACCGCAGCAGGATCTCCTGCCATTTCACCACATAAGCTCACTTTTTTGTTTTGCAGATGCGCAGCATCTATCACAACTTTAATGGCCCCAATGACAGCGGGATGCAATGAATCAAACATAGATGCCACATAAGGATTATTGCGATCGACTGCCAACAAATATTGGGTTAAATCATTGCTACCAATCGAGGCAAAATCAACTTTACTCATCAAAGATCGGGCTTGATAGACCGCAGAAGGCACTTCAATCATCACGCCTGTTTGAGGGAATAATACGGGCGATCCTTCATCAATTACCTCACGATGCGCTTGTCTTAGCAATCGGAGTGCTTCCTCTACTTCTTGTATAGAAGAAATCATCGGAAACATCACTCTTAAATTATTAAGACCACTACTTGCACGCAACATGGCTCGTAATTGCACCAAGAAAATTTCTGGATGATCTAGCGTTACACGAATACCACGCCAACCTAAGTATGGGTTATCTTCTTCAATCGGGAAATAAGGCAGCATTTTATCGCCACCTACATCTAATGTACGAATAGTTACTTGCTTAGGGGCAAAGCTTTCCAATAATTGTCGATAGATTAAATATTGTTCTTCTTCTCCTGGAAATCTATCGCGAATCATAAAGGGCACTTCTGTGCGATATAAGCCTACGCCTTCTGCTCCTGCTTGAAGCGCGGGGCGAATATCAGCAACCAGCCCTGCATTTGCACATAAGGGAATGCGCATACCATCGGGTGTTTCCGCTCTTAACTCACGGAGTTCACTTAAGCCCGCATACAGTTCTTTTTCTTCTTCAGCCAATCGTAAAAATTCTATTTGCATGGATTGGCTTGGGGAAGTAAATACTTCTCCGTTATAACCATCCACAATGATGCATTTGCCTTCTAATTTATAAACCGGCAATCCACTTGCACCCATGACAGCAGGAATGCCCATAGCGCGCGCCAAAATAGCAACATGAGAATTTGCAGAACCTTTGGCAGAAACCACGCCCACAATAGATTCTTGCGGCACTTCTGCCAGCATAGAGGCTGTGACTTCATCCCCCACTAAAATGGTTTGTTGAGGATAAGTCTGCAAAGTCGTTGTTTCACTTTGCAAATTTGCTAATACTCTCTGTCCTAAATCAATGAGATCCGTGGCACGTTCACGTAAATATAAATCTTCCATGGCTTCAAACTTATGTACCTGGCGCTTGATAATTTTACGCAAGGCATAAGGTGCCCAATGCTTTTCTTCAATCAGCTCAATAATGTCTGCTTTTAAACTTTTACTATCTAAAATGCTTAAATAGGCATCAAATAAGTTCTGCTCTTCTGGTAAAAGTGTTTTCTCGAGCCGGAGCTTTAAACGTTCAATGTCAGTTCGCGTATCTGCCAGTGCCTTTTCAAATTGCATGATTTCATGTGGCACATCTTCAATTATTCTATCTGGGACAGTGTCTAAATCTGCTTGTTTGTATACAACAACCACTTCACCAATCCCAACCCCTGATGCAGCAGGTACACCACGAATGGTTGTATGAATTTGATTATCAAAATTAGATAGCTCATCCACCATACCCGCAATTTGGCCATGTGCGATGATCCCGGCCAATTGGGCTGAAATGGTAACGAGAAAAGCGACTTCCCCTTCATCAAAACGTCTTGGTTCACGTTGTTGTATCACTAAAATACCAACCAATCGACGCTGATGAATAATGGGAACGCCTAGAAATGCCTGATATTTTTCTTCACCAGTCTCAGGATAATAGCGATAACGAGGGTGTTGATTGGCATGAGATAAATTAATAGGTTCTTCACGCTCTCCCACAAGACCTACTAAACCTTCAGAAAAACCAATTGTGATCTTTCCGTCTACACCTTCTAAGAATCCGACAGAAGCGGCTAACAAGAAATGATTATGTCGTCTATCTGCTAAATAAACAGAACATGCTTCAACAGAGATGCTTTCTGAGACACGTTTCACCATCAGGTGTAAAACCTCCTGAAGGTCTTGTGCCTCATTGACTTCTTGGACTATTTGCCTCAGAACATTTAACAACAGCCCCTCCTGAGCATTTTCTATGGACTCACGAGATCAATATAATCTTCACGCATGAGTAAAAGTTGAGTAAAAGCTTGTCTTGTACTTGACACGGGATTTCTGACACCACAGAAATGAAATTATACAGCAATGCCCATATACGCTATTTTACGATAGGATCGAGCATAAATATTTTTTTTCTTTTTTCATTAATAACTGGATAAAACTCTAATAATGCCTGCCTGTACACTTCACGTTTAAATGCAACAACTTGATGTAATGGAAACCAAAAGTTTACCCATCGCCAATCATCAAATTCAGGTTTCACACAATCGTCCAGTTTTATGCTTTTAGCATCAGACTCTAGCATAAGCAAAAACCACTTTTGTTTTTGCCCAACACAAACAGGGGTCGAATCCAATCGGATCAACCGCTTAGGTAGTCTATATTTTAGCCAGCTCTTTGAACATGCAAGAATGGAGACATCTTTTGCCTTTAGGCCTATTTCCTCATTGAGTTCTCGAAAGAGTGTTTCTTCTACTTCTTCATTCTCATTCAAGCCACCTTGCGGAAATTGCCAAGCATCTTGACCAACTCGTTTGCCCCAAAAAAGCTTTTTTTGTTTATTAGCTAAAATAATCCCAACATTTAATCTAAACCCATCTTCATCTATCACAAACAAAAACCTGATGACAATAATTAAGTTTATTTTTCCACAAAGGCGGTAAACTAAGCAAATAGATTATGATGAGATTTAAAAATTAAAACAAAGCGCTCTTTGTAAAGAGCGCTTTGAAGGAAGGTTTGGGGTGTTACTTAATTGACTACTTGACCTATTATAAGAAATTCCAAACAACAGAAGCTTTACCAGAATGCGTTTTAGGCTTCATATTGGAAGCAACAAAAGTCAAATTGTCATTTGCCACCCCTCCCAAATCAACAACTTTGCCCTTTCCATGATAGTTATACTCAGCTCTTAGAGATAAACCTTGTATAGAAGGGATTGGCACTTCAAGTCCTACACCACCTAAGAAACGATACGTTCTTTTATCTTCACTCATCGCAAAGGCTGGCGTATTCGCTGGACCAAAAGCGCCTACAACAGAATATTCATCATTACTGGTTTCAGCACCTAAGCGAATGTACGGCATGAGATAAGGTGTCATTTGATAACCTGCTCTAGCGGTTAAACCAACGACAGTGCCTCTATCATAACGTGCAACGGTATTTGCCGCCTCTAGTACACCACCACCTAGATTACGATTGAATTGATGTTGTCTTGCATCATCAAAATCATGCCAATCCACATTGGTTTCTACACCAAATAACCAGCTGTTGCAATGCGCTTGAAAACCGCCTAATAAGCCCCAAATAAAACCACTATCAGAATGGTTTCGGGCTATTGTTGTTCCAGCTAATGCTGGTGCTGGTGTCACGGTTGTGAAATGATAATCACCACTTCTATCCCCATAACCTGCTGATGCCCCCACTAAGAAGTTATATTGCCATTGTGCCTGTGCAGCAGATGCACTTGCTAATAAAATAGAAGACACAATCACTGCTTTAGATAATTTTTGCATAACATTCTACCCCAAACGTTATTTAGTTAAACAAACACAACTAAAGGTATAACCCTAGATAAATACAATGTCAAGAAATTAGGAGGCATACATTATTTATCCTTTAAATCTCAATAAAAGATATGAAGAAATAAACAGCCAAAATATTTGTGCGTCGCAAAATGTATCCGCAATATCAAGCATATTATAAAGCAGGTAATAAATAGAGATGAGGTTTAGCTGTTAAGAATACATAAGACGAAAACAAAAACGCCGATCTTAGATCGGCGTTTTCGGTGATTAGGCGAGTAACTGTGAATTACATGAAATTCCAAACCCAAGCAATTTTACCAACGTGTGATTCAGGGTACTTAATACGATGCACACCCACCATTGAACCAACATTATCATCAATTACAAATCTATCTGTACGAATGTAATTGTATTCAAAACGTACGCTAGAGTTAGCGAAAGCTGGGAACTCAAGGCCCACACCACCTAATACGCCCCAAATATCATCCTTCTCATGATTGATAGGCTCACTGACAGGCGCTAATTGTCTTGCAGGGATTACATAAGTTAATTCATCACGACTATATTGCACACCGGCTTTTGCGTAAGCCATAAAGAAGGGTGTCAACCAATAACCACCACGCAGTGTAACACCATAGATATTACCTCTGTTGTATTCAACAGTAGCAGCAGTAGGCCCAAAGGGTGGGAATACGAGCACATCAGAAATGACGAAATCTTTATGCTTGTCAAAATTATGAAAATCGACATTTGCTTCAATGCCTGCGAGCCAACGGCTGCAATGAACTTGCCAACCACCCAACAAGCCTGCAAAAGAACCGGCATCTGCAACGCGTACAGAATTTACATTCAGTACTGCATCAAAAGGGGCTGGCACTAAAGGAACATTCACAATTTGATATCTAGATGTAAAGTGTGCGCGTCTAGATTCAATACCTAGCTCACCACCTAATAAGAAATTGCTTTTTAATTCAGCACGTGCAATTGTGCTAGAAACCAAAGTAAGTAGAAGCAATGATGCTAAAAATAAGGCTTTCACTCGCATGGAAATCGTCCTTAATCACCTTCATAGATTATTGTTTTGGAAATATTAAAACCCAGCTTTTTAACTAGGCTTTCAGCATATTAACCGAATTTCTTGCTCAAGCCAATGACTATTTTACCCAATACAGCACATGAAGCAGACGAACAAAAAAATTAGATGTCAGGCATGCACATCACATCTAATTTTTTCTTTGTCTTTGCGACGTCTCAGTTATTAATAGGCTGTTTCCCAAGTCAGCTGTAACTCTCTTGCCGCTTTAACCTCATCGAGACGCTGACATGCTAAGTGCTTAGGTGCCTGCTTGATGCTGGCTGGCTCTGCATGCATTGTCTGCCAGATTTTCTGCATTACCTGAACTAAATGATCCAATGTTTGCTTAGATTCTGTTTCTGTTGGCTCAAGCAATAAACATTCTGGTACCAATAATGGGAAATAAACTGTTGGCGCATGAATACCTTCATCCAACAAGGCTTTTGCAACATCAAGCGCTGTTATTTCAAGTGACTTTGCTTGCTTGCTTAAAGTAAGAATAAACTCATGCGAAGCACGTCTTTGAGGAAAAGCCGCTGTAAATCCAATCTCTTGTAATTTACACAGTAAATAATTTGCATTTAAAGTTGCAAATTGACTAACTCGCTGAACACCTTCTCTACCTAATATTTTGGTATAAATATAGGCACGTAACAAAATACCAAAATTTCCCATAAAGGTTGAAAGCCTTCCGATTGTATTTGGACACTCTCTTTCTTCTAACCAATAATATTTTGTTGTAGCGCCTTCTTGTAACGCTGCAACCCGTGGGATCGGCAAAAAGGGCAACAACCTTTCCGCACAAGCAACCGGACCACTACCTGGCCCACCGCCACCATGGGGGGTCGCAAAAGTTTTATGCAAATTCAGATGCATCACATCAAAGCCCATATCACCTGGCCGGACTTTACCCAATATGGCATTTAAATTTGCACCATCGTAATATAGTAAACCACCAACTTCATGCACTGCTTTAGAAACTTCTAATATGTTGCGTTCAAAAAGCCCCAAGGTGGAGGGATTGGTCAACATAATACCCGCTGTTTTAGCGCTTAGAATCTTCTTCAATGCATCAATATCAATATCACCCAATGCATTCGTTGGCACTTCTTTAACGGTATAACCACACATGGCAGCAGAGGCGGGGTTTGTACCATGTGCTGCATCTTGCACTATCATTTCACTGCGCTCAGTATCACCACGCGCACGATGATAGGCTCGGATCATCATCACACCGGCAAATTCTCCTTGTGCACCTGCCATGGGTGTTAAAGCAGTCGCTTTCATGCCTGTCATTTCTGTAATATCATTTTGCAATTCATACAGACAAGCCAACGCACCTTGGCACAACTCTACAGGTGCTAGAGGATGCAAGGCGGTAAAATGCTCCAAACTCGCGAGCTTATGTACACCTCTTGGATTATATTTCATCGTACAAGAACCCAACGGATAGAAATTTGTATCAATACTGAAATTCTTCTGAGATAGCTTTGTGAAATGGCGTATAACTTCAAGCTCGGATAATTCAGGCAAGCGAGGCTTAGATTTTCTTAAAGCCGATGCATTAATTTTTGTATTGCCTATGTCAGAGAGTGCTTGAGATCCTGAAACCCTGTTTTGAATACTTTTTTCAAAAATAATCATAAAAAATCCTTTGGTTTTCTTATCCTAAACGACATGCTTTACTTAAAGCGATAAAGTAGTCTTCTAATTGTGCCGTTGTTTTTGTTTCTGTCACACAAACCAGCAAACTATTATCTAACTCAGGGTAATAATCACTGAGATCAACACCTGCTTGAATGCCTGCTAAACGCATCTGTTCTAGTGCTTGCTTAACGGGTACCGGCAGACGAACCACAAACTCATGAAATCTATCGCTTG is part of the Candidatus Berkiella cookevillensis genome and harbors:
- the gcvPB gene encoding aminomethyl-transferring glycine dehydrogenase subunit GcvPB, which gives rise to MIIFEKSIQNRVSGSQALSDIGNTKINASALRKSKPRLPELSELEVIRHFTKLSQKNFSIDTNFYPLGSCTMKYNPRGVHKLASLEHFTALHPLAPVELCQGALACLYELQNDITEMTGMKATALTPMAGAQGEFAGVMMIRAYHRARGDTERSEMIVQDAAHGTNPASAAMCGYTVKEVPTNALGDIDIDALKKILSAKTAGIMLTNPSTLGLFERNILEVSKAVHEVGGLLYYDGANLNAILGKVRPGDMGFDVMHLNLHKTFATPHGGGGPGSGPVACAERLLPFLPIPRVAALQEGATTKYYWLEERECPNTIGRLSTFMGNFGILLRAYIYTKILGREGVQRVSQFATLNANYLLCKLQEIGFTAAFPQRRASHEFILTLSKQAKSLEITALDVAKALLDEGIHAPTVYFPLLVPECLLLEPTETESKQTLDHLVQVMQKIWQTMHAEPASIKQAPKHLACQRLDEVKAARELQLTWETAY
- a CDS encoding outer membrane protein — protein: MRVKALFLASLLLLTLVSSTIARAELKSNFLLGGELGIESRRAHFTSRYQIVNVPLVPAPFDAVLNVNSVRVADAGSFAGLLGGWQVHCSRWLAGIEANVDFHNFDKHKDFVISDVLVFPPFGPTAATVEYNRGNIYGVTLRGGYWLTPFFMAYAKAGVQYSRDELTYVIPARQLAPVSEPINHEKDDIWGVLGGVGLEFPAFANSSVRFEYNYIRTDRFVIDDNVGSMVGVHRIKYPESHVGKIAWVWNFM